Genomic DNA from Fusobacterium varium:
ATTATTATATTTTTATAATGCTCTTTATTCATTCCTATTCCTGTTCCACCTGAAACATTTAAAACTGTTCCATCTTCATCTATGTTTTCTAAGATAAATTTTAATCCTTTCATTGCAACTTCTTCATATTTTTTATCTAAAACTCCAGCTTGAATTCCTTTAAAAATTCCAGCTACTATACTAGCTGTTCCAGATGTTTCTAAATAACTTTCTGGATCATCTAATACAGTGTGCCAACCTCCATTTTCATTTTGTAACTCTGCTAGTTTTTCAACTTGTGCTCTATATGTAGCTAACATAAATTCTTTTGTTCCTTTTTCTATATACTCTTCTGAACTTTCAATAAATTCCATAAGTCCTAAAGTAAACCAAGAGTTTCCTCTGCACCAGAAGACTTCTCCAAAGTTATTATTTTCTATAAAACTCCATCCATGATAGAATAATCCATTTTTCTTTTCATATAGATATTTTATGTGAATTAGAACTTGATAAATACTTTCAGCTATCCAATCTTTTCTTTGATATTTTACTCCCATTTTATTTAAATATAATGCCATCATAAATAGAGTATCTATCCATAGTTGTCCTTCATTTAATGTTATTCCATCTCTCCCATGAAGAGCACTTGTTACATGTTGGAATCCATTTTCTTTTGTTTTTGGCAATTCATTCATTAACCAATCTGCCCATTCCAGACATAGATCTTCAAATTCTCTATCTTTATAAATGTCACATACATCAATTAAAGTAAGTAATGGTGTTGTTGTGTTTACATTTTTTGTTGGTAATCCTCTTTCTATGTTCTTTTTAAACCAATTATAGAAAAATTCATTATTGTTTTCTAAAATATTTAACTTTTGTAATTTATTGATTCCATATAATCCTACACCTTGTGGCCAATCCCATTCATCTATTCCAAAATCTCTCTCTATAACACCTTTTGCTAAATCTTCAGCCTTTGCATTTTTTATATCTCCTAATTTAGGTGGTTGTAAATTTTTCAATTTATCTAAAACTTTATTTAATTTATCTATTAATATTTCTCTTTCCATCAGAACTCCTCCTTCTATATAATCTTATATAAATGCTAATATAATATTAGGGAAAAATGTTATTATGAACAATACTGCTATTATTGCTACATAATATGGTATCAATGTTTTCATAACATTTTCAACCTTCATCTTAGCCACACTTGCTCCAACAAATAATCCTGTTCCAACTGGTGGTGTAATTGTTCCTATACATAGATTATACACAAAAATTACTCCAAAATGAACTGGATGCATTCCTACTTTTAAAGCTATAGGTAAAAATATAGGAGTGAATATTAAAATTGCTGGTGCTATATCCATAAATGTTCCTATTATTAGTAATAGGATATTTATTAATATCATTATTACATATTTATTTTGTGATATACTTAATATTCCTTCACTTATTGCTGCTGGTAATCCTGTAAATGCCATAGCAAAAGACATTATTGAAGAAGCAGCTATTAAAAACATTATTACTCCTGTCATATGGAAAGTCTCAACTAAGATTCCATACATATCCTTTACAGTTACAGTTTTATAAAATACCATTGATAGAATTACACAATAAAGTACACATACTGCTGAAGCTTCAATAGCTGTAAAGATTCCTGTTACTATTCCAATAATTACCACTAAAATCAATATAACACTAGGGATTCCTTCTATTAAAGTTTTTATAACTTCTTGTTTAGTTGGTCTTTCACAAACAGGATATTTATTCTTTTTAGCAAATATCCATGCTACAAACATTACTGCTAATCCCCATAATATTCCTGAAATATATCCTCCTATAAATAGAGCTGCTATTGAAGTTCCTCCACTTATTAGAGAATAAATTATAAACCCTGGGCTTGGTGGTATTAACATTCCTGTTGGAGCAGAAGCTATATTTACTGCTGCTGAATATGATTTTTCATATCCATCTTTTTCTTCTAAAGGAATAAGAGTTCCACCAACTGCTGTTGATGCTGCAATAGCAGAACCTGATATAGCTCCAAATAACATATTTCCTATTATATTTGTATGAGCTAGAGCTCCTGGAATTCTTCCTCCAATAAGTTTAGCTAAATTAACTAATCTTATAGCTAATCCCCCTCTATTCATTATAGTTCCTGACAAGATAAAGAAAGGAACAGCTATTAGAGAGAAACTATCTAAACTTGTTGCCATTTTTTGTGCTGATGTAAAAACTGAAATATCTCCTGGAGTAACTAATAAAATAGTAGCTAATGAACTAAATGCTATACTTATTGCTATTGGTATTCCTACCACAAATAATGTTACAAAAGTTATAGTTAAAACAATACTTGCTTCTAATATCATCTTATTCTCCTCCTTTATTTCTTAAAGATAGATCATCTTTTATATTTAAAATTGAATAGATTATTATCATTACTCCTGAAATAGGAAGTGATAAATATACAAATCCCATTGGTATTCCTAGAGCTGGTGAGATTTGATATAGTGCAATACTTACAGCATTAGCTCCCCCTTTTACCATAACAAAGAAAGCAAATATTATAAAGATTATATGAAAAACTATGTCTACTATTGCTCCCTCTTTTATATTTAACTTATCTTTCATAAAAGTTATTGCTAAGTGACTCTTCTTTCCAAAAGCATATGCAATTCCTAACATAGATAACCAAATTATTGAAAATCTTAAAAATTCCTCTGAAAATGCACTTGGATTTTTTAATACATATCTACTTAGTATTTGATAAAGAGAAACTAAAACCATGATTACAAATAGTAAACAAGCAAATATTTCTGTCAATTTATCTAATGTTTTTCTCATCTTTTCCTCCTATTTTTTATCCCCTAATTCTCTTATTTCTGTATATACATCTTTTGTTTTTTCATTTTGTTTAAATTCATCATGCATACTTGATGTTAATTCTCTAAATCTACTCTTATCAGGAATAGTATTTATTTTTACTCCAAATTCCTCTATCATTTGTTTTTGTGCTTCTGCTACTGCATCTTTCCATTTATCTTTTTGATAGATTGTTGATTCTATAGCAGCTTCATATACTGCTTTTTTCTCCTCTTCAGTTAACATATCTAAAGTACTTTTACTCATAACAACAATATCAGGAACTCTTGTATGCTCATCATATGAATAATATTGAACTACCTCTCCATGTCTTGCTGTTGTTATAGCAAATTCATTACTTTCTGCTCCATCTAATATCCCTTGTTGTAAAGATGTATATGTCTCACTATTTGACATAGGTACTGGAGATCCCCCCATAAGAGATATCATTTTTATTGCAGTCTCACTTTGCATAACTCTTATTTTCATACCTTTTAAATCTTCTGGTTTTGTTATAGGTCTTCCTTTAGTATAAAAACTTCTTTGTCCACTGTCATAATAAGTCAATCCTACAAATCCTAAATGCTCTGTTGAATTATAAAATTTATCCATTATATCTTTATTATCCATAACTCTATAAAAATGTTCCTCACTATCAAATAAATATGGTAAACCAAAGATTGAATAAATACTTGAGAAACTTTCTAATGCTGATCCACTAACCTTTGTAAAATTGATTACTCCAGTTTGAACCATTTCTATAAATTCTCTTTCTGTTCCTAATTGTCCGTCAGGATAATATTCTACTACTAATTTACCATTTGTTTTTTCCTCTAGTAATCTTCCAAATTCTGCCATAGATTTTTTTACAACTTCACTATTACTTCCATAAGCATATTTCAAAACTTTTCTATCAGTATTACGTCCTTTAAGTATAAGAAACCCTGATATTAAAATTCCTACTAACATTAAACTAAATATTTTTTTCATTTTCTCCTCCTCTTTCTCTATTCCTTTTTTATTACTCTAAGTGAAACATCTCTTTTAACTCTATTGTTACTGGACTATTATCTTCATTTGTTTCCATAATATCTGCCATAAATTTCCACCATTTTTTACATATTTCTGTCTCAGCACTTTTATTCCATAACTCTTCATTTTCTAATTCAATATACCCAAACAAAATACTTGTCTCTTCATCTAGGAAAATAGAGTAATTTCTTCCACCATGCTCTTTTATCATTGCTTTCATCTCATCACAAATTTCATCATGTCTCTTTTTATACTCTACTTCTTTCCCTTTAAATAGTTTCATTTTAAATGATTTTCTTATCATATTGTACTCCTTTCAATCATTTTTATTTTTTTCTTAACAATATCATAGTATTTTATTATATGTAAAAAAAGAACGTAATTTGCAAAATAATACGTTCTTTTTTACAATTTATTCATTTTCTAAATTATTTTTTCTAAAATTAGCTGGTGAAATTCCATATTTTTCTTTAAATTTTTTGTGGAAATAACTGTTGTTTTCATATCCTATGTTATTTACAATATCAGCTATGGATAAATTTGTTTCAAGTAATAATTGCTCTGCAATTTTAAATCTTTTTTCTTGCAATAACTCTTTAAAATTTTGTCCAAATTTGCTCTTAATAAGTCTACTTATTTGAAAAATAGAACTATTTAATTGCTGAGATATCTCTGATAAAGTAGCTGTTTTATATGTTGTTTCTATATAATTTTCTATAATTTTTATCATCATCTCTTCATAGTTTACTTTTGAATTCTTCTCTAAAGTAAAAGTATAATGAGATAAATACATAAAAAGAAGCCCCATTAACTTCTTATTTATATTACGTTCATCTAAAGATTTATTACTTATAATTGAATAAATCAAATTTTCTAATATATTTTCAATAGGAACTATTCCTTCAGTTTTAAACAATAAAAATTGTCCTTTAGTAGTATCATTTCTTAATGTATCTACAATAAAATTACTTATATAATTCTCTTCTTCTAACATTGACAATGCTTCATCAAAAAAACTAGGTTTTATAATAAAATTTATTGCTATATCATTTTTTCCACATGCTTTTATTCCATGAGAAGCGTGACAATTTAAGAAAAGTAGATCCCCTTTTATAAGAGTTAACTCCTCTCCATTAATTATATTTGTAATGCTTCCTTTCAACACATAAATCGCCTCTACATAATCATGTTTATGCTCAGCAAAATCAATAAATCTAGTATGAGTTCTTACAGATATTAAATTTCCAAATTTTAAAAGTTTATCTGCTTCAACAGTAACAAACTCTTTCTTGTTAGTATATATATCTTTTTTTAAAACTTTTTTTCCTGCTAATATTTCCTTTTCTTCCTCTGTAATCTTCTCCAAAAACTTCAATATCTCTATATTCAATTATATTTCTCCTCTTAGCCTTTTTATTCAAATTATACCAAAAACATTCTTTTAAGACAACTTTTTGTTGCAAAAAAAGACATATTTTCATTTAAATAGAGTCCTTATTTTATAAAATCTCTTGTAGTAAAATTTTGTTAAGTTATTAAGGAGGATGTTATGGAACAAAATAGATATTTTTTAGCTATTGATATTGGTGCTTCTAGTGGAAGACACATATTAGGTTATATTAAAAATCAAAAGTTACAATTAGAAGAGATATATAGATTCAAGAATGGAGTATATAATCAAAACAACCAATTATGCTGGGATCTAAAAAGTCTTTTTAATGAGATTCTAAATGGTTTAAAAAAATGTAAAGAAATAAATAAGATTCCTTCTACTTTAGCTATAGACACTTGGGGAGTTGATTTTGTTCTATTAGATAAAGAGGATAAAATTTTAGGTGAAACTGTTAGTTATAGAGATAGCAGAACTAATGGTATTCCAGAAGAGATCTTTAAAACAGTTTCTAAAGAAAATATATATCAAAGAACAGGAATTCAAAATTTAGTTTTCAATACCATTAATCAACTTTACTCTATAAAAAAAAATTCTAATATTTTAGATAAAGCTTCTACTTTCTTAATGATACCTGATTACTTTAACTTTTTATTAACTGGAAAAAAGGTAAATGAATATACTAATGCTTCTACAACTCAACTTTTAAATTTAGAAAGTTCAAATTGGGATTTTGAATTATTAGATAAATTAAATATCCCTAAAAATATATTCCAACCTATTGTTCCTGCTGGTACTTCTCTTGGTTTTCTAAAAAAAGAGATAATAGAAGAGATTGGATTTGACTTAGAAGTTATTACAGCACCTTCTCATGATACAGCTTCTGCTGTTTTGGCTGTTCCATGTTCTAAAGATAATTTTCTTTATCTAAGTTCTGGAACTTGGTCTTTATTAGGTACTGAAAGTAAAAAATACAACTCAACTTTAGAAAGTTTAAAATCTAACTTTACAAATGAAGGAGGATACAATAAAACTTATCGTTATCTTAAAAATATTATGGGACTTTGGATAATGCAAAATGTAAAAAAAGAACTTAATGATAAATACTCTTTTCCTGAATTAAGTCAAATGGCAAATGATTTTTGTGGTGAAAAATATATTATAAATGTTAATGACAATGAATTTTTAGCTCCTACATCTATGATTGAAGCTATAAAAGAGTATTGCAACAAAAAATTTAACCATATTCCTAATTCTATAGAAGAGATTGTAGCTATTATTTATAATAGCCTAGCTCTAAGTTATGCTAATACAATTAAAGAGATTGAAAAACTTACATCTCAAAAATTCAATACCCTATATATTATAGGTGGAGGTTGCCAAGATAATTATCTCAATTATTTAACTGCTAAGAAAAGTGGAATAGAAGTTTTTGCTGGACCTATTGAAGCTACTGCTATTGGTAATTTAGGTTCTCAATTATTAAATAAAAAATATTTTAGCTCTGTAAAAGAGTTTAGAAGTTTTGTATTAAATTCATTTGATATAAAAAAATATAAATAAAAAATTTAGGAGGATATAAAACTATGTCTAGATATGAAGAAGCAAAAAAAATTTACTCAAGAATTGGAATAGATACAGATAAAGCTATTGAAACTTTAAAAAATATCCCTATTTCAATTCATTGTTGGCAAGGTGATGATGTAATAGGATTTGACACTAAAGGAAGTCTTACTGGTGGAATACAAACAACAGGAAATTATCCTGGAAAAGCTAGAACTCCTGAAGAATTAATGGCAGATATTGATAAAGCTTTCTCTTTAATTCCAGGAAAACACAAACTTAATCTTCATGCTAATTATGCTATCTTTGAAGATGGTGAATTTGTAGATAGAGATAAAATAGAACCTAAACACTTTAAAAAATGGGTAGAATTTGCTAAAGAAAGAGGACTAGGACTTGATTTTAACCCTACTTTCTTCTCTCATCCTAAAGCAAGTAGTTTTACTCTTTCTAGTCCAGATGAAGAGATTCGTAAATTTTGGGTAAATCATGCTATTGCTTGTATTAGAATTTCTGAATACTTTGCTACTGAATTAAATCAACCTTGTGTTATGAATATTTGGATCCCTGATGGATATAAAGATATTCCAGCTGATAGAATATCTCCTAGAGCTAGATTTAAAAAATCTTTAGATGAAATATTAGATATTGATTATGATAAAGAAAAAGTTCTTGTATGTCTTGAATCTAAAGTTTTTGGTATAGGTATGGAAAGTTATACTGTAGGTTCTGCTGAATTCTGTTTAAGTTATGCAGCTTCAAAAGGAATTATGCCACTTATGGATAATGGACACTATCATCCAACAGAAGTAGTTTCTGATAAAATATCATCTCTATTATTATTTAATAAAAATTTAGCTCTTCATGTTACTAGACCAGTAAGATGGGATTCTGACCATGTAATCCTTCTTGATGATGAAACAAAAGAGATCTGTAAAGAAATTGTTCGTTGTGATGATATTTCAAGAATTAAAATAGCTACTGATTATTTTGATGCTAGTATTAATAGAGTTGCTGCTTGGATTATTGGAGTAAGAAATCTACAAAAAGCTTTATTATTTGGATTACTTCAACCTAACAATCTTTTATCTAATTTACAATTAAAAGGTGAGCTAACAGAATTGATGATGCTAC
This window encodes:
- a CDS encoding helix-turn-helix domain-containing protein, which codes for MNIEILKFLEKITEEEKEILAGKKVLKKDIYTNKKEFVTVEADKLLKFGNLISVRTHTRFIDFAEHKHDYVEAIYVLKGSITNIINGEELTLIKGDLLFLNCHASHGIKACGKNDIAINFIIKPSFFDEALSMLEEENYISNFIVDTLRNDTTKGQFLLFKTEGIVPIENILENLIYSIISNKSLDERNINKKLMGLLFMYLSHYTFTLEKNSKVNYEEMMIKIIENYIETTYKTATLSEISQQLNSSIFQISRLIKSKFGQNFKELLQEKRFKIAEQLLLETNLSIADIVNNIGYENNSYFHKKFKEKYGISPANFRKNNLENE
- a CDS encoding TRAP transporter substrate-binding protein: MKKIFSLMLVGILISGFLILKGRNTDRKVLKYAYGSNSEVVKKSMAEFGRLLEEKTNGKLVVEYYPDGQLGTEREFIEMVQTGVINFTKVSGSALESFSSIYSIFGLPYLFDSEEHFYRVMDNKDIMDKFYNSTEHLGFVGLTYYDSGQRSFYTKGRPITKPEDLKGMKIRVMQSETAIKMISLMGGSPVPMSNSETYTSLQQGILDGAESNEFAITTARHGEVVQYYSYDEHTRVPDIVVMSKSTLDMLTEEEKKAVYEAAIESTIYQKDKWKDAVAEAQKQMIEEFGVKINTIPDKSRFRELTSSMHDEFKQNEKTKDVYTEIRELGDKK
- the rhaB gene encoding rhamnulokinase, with translation MEQNRYFLAIDIGASSGRHILGYIKNQKLQLEEIYRFKNGVYNQNNQLCWDLKSLFNEILNGLKKCKEINKIPSTLAIDTWGVDFVLLDKEDKILGETVSYRDSRTNGIPEEIFKTVSKENIYQRTGIQNLVFNTINQLYSIKKNSNILDKASTFLMIPDYFNFLLTGKKVNEYTNASTTQLLNLESSNWDFELLDKLNIPKNIFQPIVPAGTSLGFLKKEIIEEIGFDLEVITAPSHDTASAVLAVPCSKDNFLYLSSGTWSLLGTESKKYNSTLESLKSNFTNEGGYNKTYRYLKNIMGLWIMQNVKKELNDKYSFPELSQMANDFCGEKYIINVNDNEFLAPTSMIEAIKEYCNKKFNHIPNSIEEIVAIIYNSLALSYANTIKEIEKLTSQKFNTLYIIGGGCQDNYLNYLTAKKSGIEVFAGPIEATAIGNLGSQLLNKKYFSSVKEFRSFVLNSFDIKKYK
- a CDS encoding L-rhamnose isomerase, which produces MSRYEEAKKIYSRIGIDTDKAIETLKNIPISIHCWQGDDVIGFDTKGSLTGGIQTTGNYPGKARTPEELMADIDKAFSLIPGKHKLNLHANYAIFEDGEFVDRDKIEPKHFKKWVEFAKERGLGLDFNPTFFSHPKASSFTLSSPDEEIRKFWVNHAIACIRISEYFATELNQPCVMNIWIPDGYKDIPADRISPRARFKKSLDEILDIDYDKEKVLVCLESKVFGIGMESYTVGSAEFCLSYAASKGIMPLMDNGHYHPTEVVSDKISSLLLFNKNLALHVTRPVRWDSDHVILLDDETKEICKEIVRCDDISRIKIATDYFDASINRVAAWIIGVRNLQKALLFGLLQPNNLLSNLQLKGELTELMMLQEEIKTYPMGDIWEEFCKQNNVIATEEWFNEIKTYEKEILSKRA
- the rhaM gene encoding L-rhamnose mutarotase encodes the protein MIRKSFKMKLFKGKEVEYKKRHDEICDEMKAMIKEHGGRNYSIFLDEETSILFGYIELENEELWNKSAETEICKKWWKFMADIMETNEDNSPVTIELKEMFHLE
- a CDS encoding TRAP transporter small permease, giving the protein MRKTLDKLTEIFACLLFVIMVLVSLYQILSRYVLKNPSAFSEEFLRFSIIWLSMLGIAYAFGKKSHLAITFMKDKLNIKEGAIVDIVFHIIFIIFAFFVMVKGGANAVSIALYQISPALGIPMGFVYLSLPISGVMIIIYSILNIKDDLSLRNKGGE
- a CDS encoding TRAP transporter large permease; the encoded protein is MILEASIVLTITFVTLFVVGIPIAISIAFSSLATILLVTPGDISVFTSAQKMATSLDSFSLIAVPFFILSGTIMNRGGLAIRLVNLAKLIGGRIPGALAHTNIIGNMLFGAISGSAIAASTAVGGTLIPLEEKDGYEKSYSAAVNIASAPTGMLIPPSPGFIIYSLISGGTSIAALFIGGYISGILWGLAVMFVAWIFAKKNKYPVCERPTKQEVIKTLIEGIPSVILILVVIIGIVTGIFTAIEASAVCVLYCVILSMVFYKTVTVKDMYGILVETFHMTGVIMFLIAASSIMSFAMAFTGLPAAISEGILSISQNKYVIMILINILLLIIGTFMDIAPAILIFTPIFLPIALKVGMHPVHFGVIFVYNLCIGTITPPVGTGLFVGASVAKMKVENVMKTLIPYYVAIIAVLFIITFFPNIILAFI
- a CDS encoding glycoside hydrolase family 88 protein codes for the protein MEREILIDKLNKVLDKLKNLQPPKLGDIKNAKAEDLAKGVIERDFGIDEWDWPQGVGLYGINKLQKLNILENNNEFFYNWFKKNIERGLPTKNVNTTTPLLTLIDVCDIYKDREFEDLCLEWADWLMNELPKTKENGFQHVTSALHGRDGITLNEGQLWIDTLFMMALYLNKMGVKYQRKDWIAESIYQVLIHIKYLYEKKNGLFYHGWSFIENNNFGEVFWCRGNSWFTLGLMEFIESSEEYIEKGTKEFMLATYRAQVEKLAELQNENGGWHTVLDDPESYLETSGTASIVAGIFKGIQAGVLDKKYEEVAMKGLKFILENIDEDGTVLNVSGGTGIGMNKEHYKNIIIAPMAYGQSLTIVALAEALKYIG